The Elaeis guineensis isolate ETL-2024a chromosome 14, EG11, whole genome shotgun sequence genome has a segment encoding these proteins:
- the LOC140853725 gene encoding transcription factor MYC1-like produces the protein MEELISPSSSCSPSPPPPFLSIPTVQTAAVGPNLQQRLQYLLHARSEWWAYAIFWRASPDHHLLSFGEGHFRGTRDVDRKPHGLRSRVGGIQALLSEVTGTTAGDIASDGDDVEWFYVVSLTRSFAAQEPVLPARAYGSLAPVWVAGAHALQTCGCDRAREAQLHGIETLVCVPLSGGVLELGSSDLIGENWVLVQQAKAILSAPDDAIVGPMVPAPPLVMNKVAGAGITGLSSSVDSEHSDSEGALMMEQRRPKKRGRKPGTGRETPVNHVEAERQRREKLNHRFYALRSVVPNVSRMDKASLLADAVSYIKVLRAKVEELEAEAKRIKKEVIGDQGVGGAATTSTTTTVSSGPLTMELEVKMLGPDALIRVHSDNLNHPTAKLMGALRDLEVNVHHASVSTVKEVMLQDVVVRVPYALQGDDSLRAALLSRLEKN, from the coding sequence ATGGAAGAGCTCATCTCGCCCTCCTCCTCCTGCTCTCCTTCTCCTCCGCCTCCCTTCCTCTCCATCCCTACCGTCCAGACCGCCGCCGTGGGTCCAAACCTCCAGCAGCGCCTCCAGTACCTTCTCCATGCCCGCTCCGAGTGGTGGGCCTACGCCATCTTCTGGCGCGCCTCCCCGGACCACCACCTCCTCTCCTTCGGCGAGGGACACTTCCGCGGCACCCGCGATGTCGATCGGAAGCCGCACGGGCTACGAAGCCGCGTCGGTGGCATCCAGGCCCTCCTCAGCGAGGTCACCGGCACCACCGCCGGCGACATCGCCTCCGACGGCGACGACGTCGAGTGGTTTTACGTGGTGTCACTGACCCGGTCGTTCGCAGCCCAGGAGCCGGTGCTCCCCGCCCGCGCCTACGGGTCCCTGGCGCCCGTCTGGGTGGCGGGCGCCCACGCACTGCAGACCTGCGGCTGCGACCGCGCCCGCGAGGCCCAGCTCCACGGCATCGAGACGCTGGTATGCGTCCCCCTTTCTGGGGGCGTTCTCGAGCTCGGCTCCTCCGACCTCATCGGGGAGAACTGGGTCCTCGTGCAACAGGCCAAGGCTATTCTCTCTGCGCCCGACGACGCCATCGTCGGGCCGATGGTCCCCGCGCCGCCCCTGGTGATGAATAAGGTGGCAGGTGCCGGCATCACTGGCCTGTCATCCTCGGTGGACTCGGAGCATTCTGACTCAGAGGGTGCGCTGATGATGGAACAGCGCCGGCCGAAAAAGAGGGGGCGGAAGCCAGGGACCGGGCGGGAGACCCCGGTCAACCACGTGGAGGCGGAGCGGCAGCGGCGGGAGAAGCTGAACCACCGCTTCTATGCGCTGCGTTCGGTGGTTCCGAACGTGTCAAGGATGGACAAGGCGTCGCTTCTGGCGGACGCCGTGTCCTACATCAAGGTGCTGAGGGCCAAGGTGGAGGAGCTGGAGGCCGAGGCCAAGAGGATCAAGAAGGAGGTAATAGGGGACCAGGGCGTCGGCGGGGCGGCTACTACTAGTACCACCACCACTGTGTCGTCAGGGCCGCTGACGATGGAATTGGAGGTGAAGATGCTCGGGCCGGACGCGCTAATCAGAGTACATTCGGATAATCTGAACCACCCGACGGCAAAGTTGATGGGAGCGCTGCGGGACCTGGAGGTGAACGTACACCATGCAAGCGTGTCAACCGTGAAGGAGGTGATGCTGCAAGATGTGGTGGTGAGGGTGCCCTACGCGCTGCAGGGCGATGATAGCCTCCGGGCAGCACTGCTCAGCCGGTTGGAGAAGAACTGA